One genomic window of Microbacterium sp. BH-3-3-3 includes the following:
- the argJ gene encoding bifunctional glutamate N-acetyltransferase/amino-acid acetyltransferase ArgJ, whose protein sequence is MSVTVPAGFEAAGVAVGLKSTGARDVAVVVNRGPLKVGAAVFTSNRAKANPILWSEQVVKDGVIEAVVLNSGGANCFTGAFGFQTTHQTAERAAELLGVGAGDVVVCSTGLIGTGDEVFRAKVLAGVDTGIATLSTDGGEDASLAIMTTDSRPKRAVHVGDGWSIGAMAKGAGMLAPGLATMLVVVTTDVVLDADEADAALRAATRVSFDRLDSDGCMSTNDQVTLLASGASGIRVPAEQFATALAAVCDDLAAQLQGDAEGASHDITIRVTQAASEDEAVEVGRSIARNNLFKAAVFGNDPNWGRVLAAIGTTSARFDPYDVDVWMNGVRVCTAGGPDRPREDVDLTPRALDLVVDLRAGSAEATIRTNDLTHDYVHENSAYSS, encoded by the coding sequence GTGAGCGTGACCGTCCCCGCAGGATTCGAGGCAGCCGGAGTCGCTGTAGGCCTGAAGTCGACCGGTGCGCGCGATGTCGCCGTCGTCGTGAACCGCGGCCCTCTCAAGGTCGGTGCGGCCGTCTTCACGTCGAACCGTGCCAAGGCCAATCCGATCCTCTGGTCGGAGCAGGTCGTGAAGGACGGCGTCATCGAGGCCGTCGTGCTCAACTCGGGCGGGGCCAACTGCTTCACGGGCGCATTCGGGTTCCAGACGACGCACCAGACCGCCGAGCGTGCCGCCGAGCTGCTGGGTGTCGGCGCCGGAGACGTGGTGGTCTGCTCGACCGGGTTGATCGGCACGGGCGACGAGGTCTTTCGCGCCAAGGTGCTCGCCGGTGTCGACACGGGTATCGCCACTCTCTCGACCGACGGGGGAGAAGACGCGTCGCTGGCGATCATGACCACCGACTCCCGCCCCAAGCGCGCCGTGCACGTCGGCGACGGATGGAGCATCGGCGCGATGGCGAAGGGCGCCGGCATGCTGGCTCCGGGCCTCGCCACCATGCTCGTCGTCGTCACCACCGACGTCGTGCTCGACGCCGACGAAGCCGACGCGGCCCTGCGGGCGGCCACGCGCGTGAGCTTCGATCGTCTGGATTCCGACGGCTGCATGTCGACCAACGACCAGGTGACGCTGCTCGCCAGCGGGGCCAGTGGCATCCGGGTACCCGCCGAGCAGTTCGCCACGGCGCTGGCCGCGGTGTGCGACGACCTCGCCGCGCAGCTGCAGGGCGACGCCGAGGGGGCGAGTCACGACATCACGATCCGGGTGACCCAGGCCGCCTCCGAGGACGAGGCCGTCGAGGTGGGCCGCTCCATCGCGCGCAACAACCTGTTCAAGGCTGCCGTGTTCGGCAACGATCCCAACTGGGGGCGGGTCCTCGCGGCGATCGGCACGACCTCGGCCCGGTTCGACCCGTACGACGTCGACGTCTGGATGAACGGCGTGCGCGTGTGCACCGCGGGTGGCCCCGACCGCCCTCGCGAAGACGTCGACCTCACTCCGCGCGCGCTCGACCTCGTCGTCGACCTCCGTGCCGGCTCGGCCGAGGCCACGATCCGCACCAACGACCTGACGCACGATTACGTCCACGAGAACAGCGCCTACTCCTCATGA
- the argB gene encoding acetylglutamate kinase, with protein sequence MTHIDLQDTDPAQASDRAVTLVESLPWVRKYRDQVVVVKYGGNAMVSDELQDAFAADIAYLRYVGVKPVVVHGGGPQISSMLDRLDIPSEFRGGYRVTSTEAIGVVRMVLTGQINPQLVAKVNAHGPLATGLSGEDAGLFGGRRRGVVVDGVEHDLGRVGDVVTVDPQPVLDHLAAGRVPIVSSIAPDLDHPGASLNVNADAAAAALAVALNAKKLVVLTDVPGLYADWPNRDSLVSHLTSTELREMVPRLESGMIPKMQACLDAVDGGVPSAAIIDGRVPHSVLVELFTSKGIGTEVVA encoded by the coding sequence ATGACACACATCGACCTTCAAGACACCGATCCCGCCCAGGCCAGTGACCGGGCGGTCACGCTCGTCGAGTCGCTGCCGTGGGTGCGCAAGTACCGCGACCAGGTCGTGGTGGTGAAGTACGGCGGAAACGCGATGGTCAGCGACGAGCTGCAGGACGCTTTCGCGGCCGACATCGCCTATCTGCGTTACGTCGGGGTGAAGCCGGTCGTCGTGCACGGTGGCGGACCTCAGATCTCGTCGATGCTCGACCGCCTCGACATTCCGAGCGAGTTCCGCGGCGGCTACCGCGTGACCTCCACCGAGGCCATCGGCGTCGTGCGCATGGTGCTCACGGGACAGATCAACCCGCAGCTCGTCGCGAAGGTCAACGCCCACGGTCCGCTGGCCACGGGACTGAGCGGTGAAGATGCCGGCCTGTTCGGCGGTCGTCGTCGCGGTGTGGTCGTCGACGGCGTCGAGCACGACCTGGGCCGAGTGGGCGACGTGGTCACGGTCGACCCGCAGCCGGTGCTCGATCACCTCGCCGCGGGCCGCGTGCCCATCGTCTCGAGCATCGCGCCCGACCTCGACCACCCCGGCGCGTCGTTGAACGTGAACGCGGATGCCGCGGCCGCGGCGCTCGCGGTGGCGTTGAACGCCAAGAAGCTCGTGGTGCTGACCGACGTGCCCGGCCTGTACGCCGACTGGCCCAATCGCGACTCGCTCGTGTCGCACCTGACCTCGACCGAGCTGCGCGAGATGGTGCCGCGTCTGGAATCGGGCATGATCCCCAAGATGCAGGCCTGCCTCGACGCCGTCGACGGGGGAGTGCCCTCCGCGGCCATCATCGACGGCCGTGTGCCGCACTCGGTCCTCGTCGAACTGTTCACCAGCAAGGGAATCGGAACGGAGGTGGTGGCATGA
- the argH gene encoding argininosuccinate lyase gives MSHESGQSTNEGALWGARFSGGPSPELAALSRSTHFDWDLALYDIAGSHAHTAALEAAGYLDADEAAAMHAGLDDLAARLRAGTLVAAPGDEDVHGALERVLIETVGPALGGKLRAGRSRNDQIATLVRLYLLDHARTITREVLRLIDALVAQAEAHDTAIMPGRTHLQHAQPVLLAHHLQAYGWAFTRGIERLRDWSVRASVSPYGGGALAGATLGLDPQLVADHLGLARPAENSLDGTASRDVVAEFAFISAMIGVDLSRLSEDVILWNTREFGFVTLDDAYSTGSSIMPQKKNPDIAELARGKAGRMIGNLSGLLATLKGLPLAYNRDLQEDKEPVFDSVRTLELVLPAFSGMIATLRFHTERMAELAPQGFSLATDVAEWLVRQGVAFRDAHEISGELVRACEEREIGLEDADDALLASVSPRLTPAVREVLSIEGSVSSRTGAGGTAPARVSEQRHELVSRAQTAARTLVD, from the coding sequence ATGAGTCACGAGAGCGGTCAGTCGACGAACGAGGGCGCCCTGTGGGGGGCCCGTTTCTCGGGCGGCCCCTCTCCCGAGCTGGCGGCCCTCAGCCGTTCCACGCACTTCGACTGGGATCTCGCCCTGTACGACATCGCGGGCTCGCACGCGCACACCGCCGCCCTCGAGGCGGCGGGCTACCTCGACGCCGATGAGGCCGCAGCCATGCACGCCGGTCTCGACGACCTGGCCGCGCGCCTGCGCGCGGGCACCCTGGTCGCCGCTCCCGGCGACGAAGACGTGCACGGCGCCCTCGAACGCGTGCTGATCGAGACCGTGGGGCCCGCGCTCGGGGGCAAGCTCCGCGCCGGCCGCAGCCGTAACGACCAGATCGCCACCCTCGTGCGGCTGTACCTGCTCGACCACGCGCGCACGATCACCCGCGAGGTGCTGCGCCTCATCGACGCGCTCGTCGCCCAGGCCGAGGCGCACGACACCGCGATCATGCCGGGCCGCACCCACCTGCAGCACGCGCAGCCGGTGCTGCTGGCCCACCACCTGCAGGCCTACGGCTGGGCCTTCACGCGCGGCATCGAACGCCTCCGCGACTGGTCGGTGCGCGCCTCGGTGTCGCCGTACGGCGGCGGGGCGCTCGCCGGGGCGACCCTGGGCCTCGACCCGCAGCTGGTCGCCGATCACCTGGGCCTGGCCCGTCCGGCCGAGAACTCCCTCGACGGCACCGCGTCGCGCGACGTCGTGGCCGAGTTCGCGTTCATCTCCGCCATGATCGGCGTCGACCTGTCGCGCCTGTCCGAAGACGTCATCCTGTGGAACACGCGCGAGTTCGGCTTCGTCACGCTCGACGACGCCTACTCGACGGGCTCGAGCATCATGCCGCAGAAGAAGAACCCCGACATCGCCGAACTCGCGCGCGGCAAGGCCGGCCGCATGATCGGCAACCTGTCGGGCCTGCTGGCCACTCTCAAGGGTCTTCCGCTCGCGTACAACCGCGACCTGCAAGAAGACAAGGAGCCCGTGTTCGACTCGGTGCGCACGCTCGAGCTCGTGCTGCCGGCCTTCTCGGGCATGATCGCGACGCTGCGGTTCCACACCGAGCGCATGGCCGAGCTCGCCCCCCAGGGGTTCTCGCTCGCGACCGACGTGGCCGAGTGGCTCGTGCGTCAGGGCGTGGCCTTCCGCGACGCGCATGAGATCTCGGGGGAGCTCGTGCGCGCCTGCGAGGAGCGCGAGATCGGCCTCGAAGACGCCGATGACGCTCTGCTGGCCTCGGTCTCGCCCCGTCTTACTCCGGCGGTGCGCGAGGTGCTCTCGATCGAGGGGTCGGTGTCGAGCCGCACGGGCGCGGGGGGAACGGCGCCCGCACGCGTGAGCGAGCAGCGTCACGAGCTCGTCTCGCGCGCGCAGACCGCCGCTCGCACACTCGTCGACTGA
- a CDS encoding acetylornithine transaminase, giving the protein MTTATWQEDAGRDLVRSFGDRMALFVRGEGAYVWDADDTKYLDFLAGIAVNALGHAHPTFVEALTAQASTLAHVSNYFATPPQLALAARLKRLAGTGESGRVYFGNSGAEANEAALKLARLHGRGTERTRILTLKGGFHGRTMGALALTGKPALQADFLPMVPGVEHIDATIEALEGAVDDRVAALLVEPIQGEAGVVELPEGYLQAAREITARHGALLIIDEIQTGAGRTGAWFGFQHSGIVPDAITVAKGIGGGFPIGALITFGAASDLFFPGTHGSTFGGNALGTAVGGAVLHEIESSGLVENAARRETELREGIAGLGSPLVAGVRGRGLLLGIGLTSPVAKAVVAAAQQHGLIINAANDDTIRIAPPLTIGDAEVAEFLSLFGAALATVSDALILEGAPA; this is encoded by the coding sequence ATGACCACCGCAACCTGGCAAGAAGACGCCGGACGCGACCTCGTCCGCAGCTTCGGCGACCGCATGGCACTGTTCGTGCGCGGCGAGGGGGCCTACGTCTGGGACGCCGACGACACGAAGTACCTCGACTTCCTGGCCGGAATCGCCGTCAACGCCCTCGGCCACGCGCACCCCACCTTCGTCGAGGCGCTGACCGCCCAGGCATCCACCCTGGCGCACGTGTCGAACTACTTCGCCACGCCGCCGCAGCTCGCGCTCGCCGCGCGTCTGAAGCGTCTCGCGGGCACGGGCGAATCGGGCCGGGTGTACTTCGGCAACTCGGGTGCCGAGGCGAACGAGGCGGCGCTCAAGCTCGCGCGTCTGCACGGTCGCGGCACCGAGCGTACCCGCATCCTGACGCTCAAGGGCGGCTTCCACGGGCGCACCATGGGCGCCCTCGCGCTCACCGGCAAGCCCGCGCTGCAGGCCGACTTCCTGCCCATGGTCCCGGGGGTCGAGCACATCGACGCCACGATCGAAGCCCTCGAGGGCGCTGTCGACGACCGTGTCGCCGCCCTGCTCGTCGAGCCCATCCAGGGCGAGGCCGGCGTCGTGGAGCTGCCCGAGGGTTACCTGCAGGCGGCCCGCGAGATCACCGCCCGCCACGGCGCGCTGCTGATCATCGACGAGATCCAGACGGGCGCCGGTCGCACCGGTGCCTGGTTCGGCTTCCAGCACTCCGGGATCGTGCCGGATGCCATCACCGTGGCCAAGGGCATCGGCGGCGGCTTCCCGATCGGCGCGCTCATCACCTTCGGGGCGGCCAGCGACCTGTTCTTCCCCGGTACGCACGGCTCGACCTTCGGCGGCAACGCGCTGGGGACCGCCGTCGGCGGCGCCGTGCTGCACGAGATCGAGTCGTCCGGCCTCGTCGAGAACGCCGCCCGCCGCGAGACCGAGCTGCGTGAGGGTATCGCCGGGCTGGGCTCGCCCCTGGTCGCCGGCGTCCGCGGGCGTGGCCTGCTGCTCGGCATCGGTCTCACCAGCCCCGTCGCGAAGGCCGTCGTCGCCGCGGCCCAGCAGCACGGGCTCATCATCAACGCGGCGAACGACGACACCATCCGCATCGCGCCGCCCCTCACGATCGGCGATGCCGAAGTGGCCGAGTTCCTCTCGCTCTTCGGCGCCGCGCTCGCCACCGTTTCCGACGCCCTCATCCTCGAAGGAGCCCCCGCGTGA
- a CDS encoding heparan-alpha-glucosaminide N-acetyltransferase domain-containing protein: MASAPGLTTRIGRTWTRFDGPGRLIGVDLARGLAVLGMLAAHLLDTEDFVARDPSSWLDVVNGRSSILFAVLAGVSIALVTGGPRPLEGPRRARAAARLALRGALLWVIGMLLVFTGVPVYVILPAYALLFALSLPFLGMRPRGLFLTAGAVALVMPWIQPVLDAAPLWSGRFGEEISAALGWNYPFPVWIAFLLAGMGLGRLDLRLLPEQTLMLLSGGALMLAGYGLALVTEPAVAGDRYLSTVLTAEDHSAGLWEVIGSGGFAIATIGLCLLLCRTPVRWLAIPLRAVGSMPLTAYVLQLVVWAFVALAVLGDTSDLWGIRALGLFGPLTLGLVVGCTAWALTVGRGPLEALIDAVVRFVVGRDAATPAAVR; encoded by the coding sequence GTGGCTTCTGCGCCAGGGCTGACCACGCGGATCGGCCGCACCTGGACCCGCTTCGACGGGCCGGGGCGGCTGATCGGTGTCGACCTGGCCCGGGGCCTCGCGGTCCTGGGCATGCTGGCCGCGCACCTGCTCGACACCGAGGACTTCGTCGCGCGCGACCCGTCGTCGTGGCTCGACGTGGTCAACGGGCGCTCGTCCATCCTCTTCGCCGTGCTGGCGGGCGTGTCGATCGCGCTGGTGACCGGCGGTCCCCGTCCGCTCGAGGGACCCCGGCGCGCTCGCGCGGCCGCGCGGTTGGCACTGCGCGGGGCGCTGCTGTGGGTGATCGGCATGCTGCTGGTGTTCACCGGGGTGCCGGTGTACGTGATCCTGCCCGCGTACGCGCTGCTGTTCGCGCTGTCGCTGCCGTTTCTGGGGATGCGTCCGCGCGGGCTGTTCCTCACGGCGGGGGCCGTCGCCCTCGTCATGCCGTGGATCCAACCCGTGCTCGATGCGGCTCCCCTCTGGAGCGGCCGGTTCGGTGAAGAGATCTCCGCCGCGCTCGGCTGGAACTACCCGTTCCCGGTATGGATCGCGTTCCTGCTGGCGGGCATGGGGCTCGGACGCCTCGACCTGCGTCTGCTGCCGGAGCAGACCCTGATGCTGCTGTCGGGTGGCGCCCTCATGCTCGCGGGTTACGGCCTGGCCCTGGTGACGGAACCCGCCGTCGCCGGCGATCGGTACCTGTCCACCGTCCTCACCGCCGAGGACCACTCGGCGGGGCTGTGGGAGGTCATCGGATCGGGCGGTTTCGCGATCGCGACGATCGGGCTCTGCCTGCTGCTGTGCCGGACGCCGGTGCGGTGGCTCGCGATCCCGCTCCGCGCCGTCGGTTCCATGCCGCTCACGGCCTACGTGCTGCAGCTGGTCGTGTGGGCGTTCGTCGCGCTCGCGGTGCTGGGCGACACGTCGGACCTGTGGGGCATCCGCGCCCTGGGCCTCTTCGGACCGCTGACCCTCGGCCTGGTCGTCGGCTGCACCGCGTGGGCGCTGACGGTGGGGCGCGGGCCCCTCGAGGCGCTGATCGACGCCGTGGTGCGCTTCGTCGTGGGCCGGGATGCCGCGACCCCGGCCGCGGTTCGCTGA
- the argC gene encoding N-acetyl-gamma-glutamyl-phosphate reductase translates to MTLSVAVSGASGYAGGEILRLLADHPDVQVRTVTAHSSAGQPLVAHQPHLRSLAHLELKPTTPEVLAGHDVVFLALPHGQSAQYTDALADTPLVIDAGADHRLTSPDDWAEFYGGAHPEPWAYGVPELPVGGRKQRELLRGAARIAAPGCNASTVALSLAPGIAAGVIEPGDIVSVLAVGPSGAGKSAKTNLLASEILGTANPYAVGGTHRHIPEIRQALAAAGTPAAGIRISFTPVLVPMARGILATSSAPIREGVSDAEIRAAWEQAYADEPFVELLPEGVFPRTADVLGANVASLGLAIDRAANRVVVVAAVDNLVKGTAGAAVQSMNIALGLAETTALPLNGVAP, encoded by the coding sequence ATGACCCTCTCGGTCGCCGTTTCCGGCGCTTCCGGCTACGCGGGCGGCGAGATCCTCCGTCTGCTGGCCGATCATCCCGACGTCCAGGTGCGAACGGTCACGGCGCACTCCAGTGCTGGCCAGCCCCTCGTCGCCCATCAGCCGCACCTGCGCTCTCTCGCGCATCTCGAACTGAAGCCGACGACACCCGAGGTGCTCGCCGGTCACGACGTCGTCTTCCTCGCCCTCCCACACGGCCAGTCCGCGCAGTACACCGACGCGCTGGCCGACACCCCGCTCGTCATCGACGCGGGTGCCGACCACCGCCTGACCTCGCCGGACGACTGGGCGGAGTTCTATGGCGGAGCGCACCCCGAGCCGTGGGCCTACGGTGTTCCCGAGCTGCCCGTCGGGGGTCGCAAGCAGCGTGAGCTGCTGCGGGGCGCCGCACGTATCGCCGCTCCGGGATGCAACGCCTCGACCGTCGCCCTCTCGCTCGCGCCGGGGATCGCGGCGGGGGTCATCGAGCCCGGCGACATCGTCTCGGTGCTCGCGGTGGGCCCGAGCGGGGCAGGAAAGTCGGCCAAGACGAACCTCCTCGCCAGCGAGATCCTCGGGACCGCCAACCCATATGCCGTCGGCGGCACACATCGTCACATCCCCGAGATCCGCCAGGCGCTGGCCGCCGCGGGGACGCCCGCCGCTGGCATCCGCATCTCGTTCACCCCCGTCCTGGTTCCCATGGCGCGCGGGATCCTCGCGACGTCGTCGGCCCCGATCCGTGAGGGGGTCTCGGATGCCGAGATCCGCGCCGCGTGGGAGCAGGCCTACGCCGACGAGCCCTTCGTCGAGTTGCTTCCCGAGGGTGTGTTCCCGCGCACCGCCGACGTGCTCGGCGCCAATGTCGCCTCGCTCGGTCTCGCCATCGACCGCGCGGCGAACCGCGTGGTCGTGGTCGCCGCCGTCGACAACCTCGTCAAGGGCACCGCCGGTGCCGCCGTGCAATCCATGAACATCGCGCTGGGCCTCGCCGAGACCACCGCCCTCCCCTTGAACGGAGTCGCCCCGTGA
- the argF gene encoding ornithine carbamoyltransferase, with amino-acid sequence MTRHLLRDDDLSPAEQAEILDLAIELKKDRWAQKPLAGPQTVAVIFDKSSTRTRVSFAVGIADLGGSPLIISTANSQLGGKETPSDTARVLERQVAAIVWRTYAQAGLEEMARGTRVPVVNALSDDFHPCQLLADLLTIREHKGELAGLTLSFFGDGQSNMAHSYVLAGVTAGMHVRVAAPADYAPRADVIADAERIAATTGGSVTLTSDPEAAASGADVVVTDTWVSMGKEEEKLARIRDLGDFKVTSELMTRADEGAIFIHCLPADRGYEVDAEVIDGRQSVVWDEAENRLHAQKALLVWLLRQG; translated from the coding sequence GTGACCCGCCACCTGCTGCGCGACGACGACCTGAGCCCGGCCGAACAGGCCGAGATCCTCGACCTCGCCATCGAGCTGAAGAAGGACCGCTGGGCGCAGAAGCCGCTCGCCGGCCCCCAGACCGTCGCGGTGATCTTCGACAAGTCGTCGACCCGCACGCGCGTGTCGTTCGCCGTGGGCATCGCCGACCTCGGCGGCTCGCCGCTCATCATCTCGACGGCCAACAGCCAGCTCGGCGGCAAGGAGACCCCCTCCGACACCGCCCGCGTGCTGGAGCGTCAGGTCGCGGCGATCGTCTGGCGCACCTACGCGCAGGCGGGCCTCGAAGAGATGGCGCGCGGCACGCGCGTTCCCGTCGTCAACGCGCTGAGCGACGACTTCCACCCGTGCCAGCTGCTCGCCGACCTGCTGACGATCCGTGAGCACAAGGGCGAGCTCGCGGGGCTGACGCTGTCGTTCTTCGGCGACGGGCAGAGCAACATGGCCCACTCGTACGTGCTCGCCGGCGTCACGGCCGGAATGCACGTCCGTGTCGCAGCTCCCGCCGACTACGCGCCCCGCGCCGACGTCATCGCCGATGCCGAGCGCATCGCCGCCACCACCGGCGGATCGGTGACGCTCACCAGCGACCCCGAGGCCGCGGCATCCGGAGCCGACGTCGTCGTCACCGACACGTGGGTGTCGATGGGCAAAGAAGAAGAGAAGCTCGCGCGCATCCGCGACCTGGGCGACTTCAAGGTCACGAGCGAGCTCATGACGCGCGCCGACGAGGGGGCGATCTTCATCCACTGCCTGCCCGCCGACCGCGGCTACGAGGTCGACGCCGAGGTCATCGACGGTCGCCAGAGCGTGGTGTGGGACGAGGCCGAGAACCGGCTCCACGCCCAGAAGGCGTTGCTGGTGTGGCTTCTGCGCCAGGGCTGA
- the pheT gene encoding phenylalanine--tRNA ligase subunit beta, with protein MRVPLSWLREYVDVPVTATPEDVLAELVSVGFEEEDVHRFELSGPIVVGEVKEFTAEPQSNGKTIRWCQVDVGADNGGVRGVVCGAGNFFEGDKVVVTLPGSVLPGPFPIAARKTYGHVSDGMIASAKELGLGSEHSGILRLIDLGIDAPVGTDAIALLGLDDLAVEINVTPDRGYALSLRGVAREYSHATGADFRDPGAGHDEAVSRTPSGFAITVDDQAPIRGRHGATEFVARIVRDVDPSRPTPPWMITRLSLAGIRSLGVLVDITNYVMLELGQPIHGYDLDRLQGGITVRRAAPGEKLETLDGQVRTLNAEDLLITDESGPIGLAGVMGGGPTEMSDATRNVLIEAATFDQVSIARTARRHKLPSEASRRFERGVDPLVPYVAAERVASLMVELAGGTLDTELGGSLSSAYRRDAITLPAGFVSGLIGVEYTDDEIVSALRLIGCTVEERESGWSVVAPSWRHDLTDKWTLAEEVARIEGYHRIPSVLPTPPSGRGLTAAQQGRRRVTNALAAAGFVETPSFPFTTDEQNALHGSPSGDALPSVKLANPLDGLAPYLRRSLVPALLQVAHRNVSRGIVDLALFEMGTVFLPKPGVQYGTASVPPLAVRPDAATLTALDASIPPQRRHVAVLLAGNAVAKQSGQPAVAADLADAVDAVRVLASAAGLDIELVQAQRAALHPGRTARVLAAGQDIGYVGELLPAVSADADLPGRVLVAELDLDAMLELAQARVVAASLSGFPAATQDVSLTVPVEVSAGSVRAALIEGGAPLLEGARLVDDYRGPGLTDGTKSLTFALRFRADDRTLTAAEATEAKLAGVAVAAERFGAAIRD; from the coding sequence ATGCGCGTCCCGCTCTCCTGGTTGCGCGAGTACGTCGACGTACCCGTGACGGCCACGCCCGAAGACGTCCTCGCGGAGTTGGTCTCGGTCGGATTCGAAGAAGAAGACGTGCACCGCTTCGAACTGTCGGGCCCGATCGTCGTCGGCGAGGTGAAGGAGTTCACCGCCGAACCGCAGTCCAACGGCAAGACCATCCGCTGGTGCCAGGTCGACGTCGGTGCCGACAACGGGGGAGTGCGCGGCGTCGTCTGCGGTGCCGGCAACTTCTTCGAGGGCGACAAGGTCGTGGTGACCCTGCCCGGTTCGGTGCTGCCCGGCCCGTTCCCCATCGCCGCGCGCAAGACCTACGGCCACGTCTCCGACGGCATGATCGCCTCGGCGAAAGAGCTGGGGCTCGGCAGCGAGCACTCCGGCATCCTGCGTCTGATCGACCTCGGCATCGACGCGCCCGTGGGAACGGATGCCATCGCGCTGCTGGGGCTCGACGACCTCGCGGTCGAGATCAACGTCACCCCCGACCGCGGCTACGCCCTGTCGCTGCGCGGGGTCGCCCGCGAGTATTCGCACGCCACGGGTGCCGACTTCCGCGACCCCGGTGCCGGTCACGACGAGGCCGTCTCACGCACGCCCTCGGGCTTCGCGATCACCGTCGACGATCAGGCGCCGATCCGAGGTCGTCACGGCGCCACCGAGTTCGTGGCGCGCATCGTGCGCGACGTCGACCCCTCGCGTCCGACTCCGCCGTGGATGATCACGCGGCTTTCGCTCGCCGGTATCCGGTCGCTGGGCGTGCTGGTCGACATCACGAACTACGTCATGCTCGAGCTCGGCCAGCCGATCCACGGCTACGACCTCGACCGCCTGCAGGGCGGCATCACGGTGCGCCGCGCCGCGCCGGGCGAGAAGCTCGAGACCCTCGACGGCCAGGTGCGCACCCTGAACGCCGAAGATCTGCTCATCACCGACGAGTCGGGCCCCATCGGCCTGGCCGGTGTCATGGGCGGTGGCCCCACCGAGATGAGCGACGCCACCCGCAACGTGCTGATCGAGGCGGCGACGTTCGACCAGGTCTCGATCGCGCGTACCGCGCGGCGGCACAAGCTGCCCTCCGAAGCGTCGCGCCGTTTCGAGCGCGGCGTCGACCCGCTCGTGCCGTACGTCGCCGCCGAGCGCGTCGCGTCGCTGATGGTCGAGCTCGCCGGCGGCACGCTCGACACCGAGCTCGGCGGTTCGCTCTCGTCGGCGTACCGTCGCGACGCGATCACCCTGCCGGCCGGGTTCGTCTCGGGCTTGATCGGCGTCGAGTACACCGACGACGAGATCGTCTCGGCGCTCCGGCTCATCGGATGCACCGTCGAAGAGCGCGAGTCGGGCTGGTCGGTGGTCGCCCCCTCGTGGCGCCACGACCTCACCGACAAGTGGACGCTGGCCGAAGAGGTCGCCCGCATCGAGGGATACCACCGCATCCCCTCGGTGCTGCCGACGCCTCCCTCGGGCCGGGGTCTCACCGCCGCGCAGCAGGGTCGTCGTCGGGTGACGAACGCGCTGGCCGCGGCCGGTTTCGTTGAGACGCCGTCGTTCCCGTTCACCACCGACGAGCAGAACGCCCTGCACGGCTCGCCGTCGGGCGACGCGCTGCCGAGCGTGAAGCTCGCCAATCCGCTCGACGGTCTTGCGCCGTACCTGCGTCGTTCGCTCGTGCCCGCCCTGCTGCAGGTCGCACACCGCAACGTCTCGCGCGGCATCGTCGATCTCGCGCTGTTCGAGATGGGCACCGTCTTCCTGCCGAAGCCGGGCGTGCAATACGGCACCGCGTCGGTTCCGCCGCTGGCGGTGCGACCGGATGCCGCGACCCTCACCGCTCTGGACGCCTCGATCCCGCCGCAGCGCCGACACGTCGCCGTGCTGCTGGCCGGGAACGCCGTCGCCAAGCAGTCCGGGCAGCCGGCCGTCGCGGCCGACCTGGCCGATGCGGTCGACGCCGTGCGCGTGCTGGCCTCGGCGGCGGGCCTCGACATCGAGCTCGTGCAGGCTCAGCGCGCAGCCCTGCACCCCGGACGCACCGCACGCGTCCTGGCCGCGGGGCAGGACATCGGCTACGTCGGCGAGCTGCTGCCCGCCGTCTCGGCCGACGCCGACCTGCCGGGCCGGGTGCTCGTGGCCGAACTCGACCTCGACGCGATGCTCGAGCTGGCGCAGGCGCGCGTGGTCGCGGCATCGCTCTCGGGCTTCCCGGCGGCGACGCAGGACGTCTCGCTGACGGTCCCGGTCGAGGTGTCGGCGGGGTCGGTGCGTGCCGCGCTCATCGAGGGTGGGGCCCCGCTGCTCGAGGGGGCGCGTCTGGTCGACGACTACCGCGGCCCCGGACTCACCGACGGCACCAAGAGCCTGACGTTCGCGCTGCGCTTCCGCGCCGACGACCGCACCCTGACCGCGGCCGAGGCGACGGAGGCCAAGCTCGCCGGCGTCGCGGTGGCCGCCGAGCGCTTCGGCGCGGCCATTCGCGACTGA